From a region of the Aeoliella mucimassa genome:
- a CDS encoding peptidylprolyl isomerase: MNLRQWYWRYRRPSRRPARPQRTFQTLEPRWMMAADTVGDESLINDLVVHAQSTAGSQMAVGMSDSNSVVVYSGAGATDNSGVFAKVYDSDGDVLLEDFQVNSTFAGTQSEASVEVFEDGSFVITWSGRGEGDSQGIFMRMFDADGAALGDEVLVNTTVGGKQFDPAIAMASDGSFAIGWSGQSTDDSTGVYLQRFDADGEMVGDEVLVNTTTEKSQTGIALVFDSEDVLVASWSSMGQDGSDWGVYGQRYDTDGELLGEEFAWNTTTDDAQQNVSLAAGPDGEVVAIWQSREQDGDGWGIVARVLASDGETFGDEILVNDETEGQQYDAKLAIADDGSWLVTWTTGTDDGAGWEVAARSFDEDGTPEDDSFAVNQEMAGANSGHQHYASVAIQGDKAVIVWSGRGTTDRYGVYKQDYDYELEAQVAPDLEEIDDDNATVGVEYSVTVTASDENSRDTLSFYLDTENVPEGATIEQIDNNTAVIRWTATEDLLGETVTFRVLVADDGEPVMVDSEEFTLTVVEQEAPVIDTIDDGEASVDEEYSITITATDINTQDTLTFSLDGDNSPADATIEQTDNNTAIIRWTPSSDFEGTSVNFRVVVTDDGDPVMEAYQDFTVEVLNTPLTVDLNGEEVDGTDTSTTYAVSSGAVAIVEDVLVINGAEDDTVSGATVVLDDSADGTVETLAVDVLDTAITASYDTATGTLTLTGSDTAENYARVLRTLTYENSSDSATGSRTVSVSATDSLETSELAEITISIGAMDLVSLAQAITDSGAKFYGAAWCENCTEQKELFEDGAQLLPFVESSDENRELNDVGEENEIEEFPTWVFADGTRLVGVQSLQTLAAAAGVTIPVSDTPYLAEIADDTLLVGSPLLIPLDGYDPAGGALTYTITTDNADVTAELLTGNRSMVIDVEGYGDLVFQLFENYTPTATQRIIDLAMADFYDGVSFHRVLNNFVIQGGDPDGDGTGGSDLGDFDDEFNLDLQHNRTGLLSFAKSADDTNDSQFFITEGDSDSRPC; encoded by the coding sequence TTCCAAACGCTTGAACCTCGTTGGATGATGGCCGCCGATACGGTCGGCGACGAGTCGTTAATAAACGACCTGGTCGTCCACGCCCAGTCGACAGCCGGCTCGCAAATGGCGGTCGGTATGAGCGACTCGAACAGCGTGGTCGTCTACAGCGGCGCCGGCGCGACTGACAACTCAGGCGTGTTTGCCAAAGTATACGACTCCGACGGCGATGTCTTGTTGGAGGACTTTCAGGTAAACAGCACCTTCGCCGGCACGCAGTCCGAAGCATCGGTCGAGGTGTTCGAAGATGGCTCGTTTGTGATCACCTGGAGCGGACGCGGTGAAGGAGATAGCCAAGGCATCTTCATGCGGATGTTCGACGCCGATGGAGCCGCCTTGGGCGACGAAGTACTGGTGAACACCACGGTCGGCGGTAAGCAGTTCGATCCGGCGATCGCAATGGCCTCCGACGGGTCGTTCGCTATTGGTTGGAGTGGTCAGAGTACCGACGACTCGACCGGCGTCTACCTGCAACGGTTCGACGCCGACGGCGAGATGGTCGGCGACGAAGTGCTGGTGAACACGACAACCGAGAAGAGCCAAACCGGAATCGCTTTGGTCTTCGACAGCGAAGACGTGCTGGTCGCCAGTTGGAGCAGCATGGGCCAGGATGGCAGCGACTGGGGAGTATATGGTCAACGGTACGACACCGATGGCGAGCTACTCGGCGAGGAGTTTGCCTGGAATACAACGACGGACGACGCACAACAGAATGTATCGCTCGCTGCTGGGCCCGATGGCGAAGTGGTCGCCATCTGGCAATCGCGCGAGCAGGATGGCGATGGCTGGGGCATTGTCGCCCGGGTGCTCGCTAGCGATGGCGAGACCTTCGGCGACGAAATCCTCGTAAACGACGAAACGGAAGGACAACAATACGACGCGAAGCTAGCGATCGCCGACGATGGCTCGTGGCTCGTCACCTGGACCACCGGAACCGACGACGGAGCCGGATGGGAGGTCGCCGCCCGGTCGTTCGACGAAGATGGCACCCCCGAAGACGATTCGTTTGCGGTGAACCAGGAAATGGCGGGAGCCAATTCCGGGCATCAGCACTACGCTTCGGTGGCTATCCAAGGCGACAAGGCGGTGATCGTGTGGTCGGGCCGTGGCACGACCGATCGCTATGGCGTTTATAAACAGGATTACGACTATGAACTAGAAGCCCAGGTCGCTCCGGATCTCGAAGAGATCGACGACGACAACGCGACGGTCGGCGTAGAATACTCGGTAACGGTCACAGCGTCCGACGAGAACTCGCGCGACACGCTGAGCTTCTATCTCGATACCGAGAACGTGCCAGAAGGAGCGACGATTGAACAAATCGATAACAACACGGCAGTGATTCGATGGACCGCCACCGAGGACCTGCTCGGCGAGACAGTCACGTTCCGCGTGCTCGTAGCCGATGATGGTGAGCCGGTGATGGTCGACTCCGAGGAATTCACGCTGACCGTCGTTGAACAAGAGGCTCCTGTCATCGATACGATCGACGACGGCGAAGCATCGGTCGACGAAGAGTACTCGATCACGATCACCGCCACCGATATCAACACGCAAGACACGCTGACGTTCTCGCTCGATGGCGACAACTCACCAGCCGATGCGACGATCGAACAAACCGACAACAATACTGCGATTATCCGTTGGACTCCGAGCAGTGATTTCGAAGGCACCTCGGTGAACTTCCGTGTGGTGGTGACCGATGACGGTGATCCCGTGATGGAAGCCTACCAGGACTTCACGGTGGAAGTATTGAATACTCCACTGACCGTGGATCTGAACGGTGAAGAGGTCGATGGAACCGATACCTCGACAACCTATGCGGTTTCGAGTGGAGCGGTGGCCATCGTCGAAGACGTGCTGGTCATCAATGGAGCCGAAGACGACACGGTGTCGGGCGCGACCGTGGTGCTCGACGATTCGGCCGACGGTACTGTCGAAACGCTGGCTGTCGATGTGCTCGATACCGCGATTACCGCGTCCTACGATACCGCGACCGGCACACTGACGCTCACCGGCAGTGATACTGCCGAAAACTATGCTCGCGTGTTGCGAACGCTGACCTACGAGAATAGTTCGGACTCGGCGACCGGATCACGCACTGTGTCAGTGAGTGCCACCGATAGCCTTGAAACGAGCGAGCTCGCAGAGATTACGATTTCGATCGGAGCGATGGACTTGGTAAGCCTCGCCCAGGCGATCACCGACTCGGGCGCCAAGTTCTACGGAGCTGCCTGGTGTGAGAACTGCACCGAACAGAAAGAACTGTTTGAAGACGGGGCACAACTGCTTCCCTTTGTTGAGTCATCCGACGAAAATCGCGAATTGAACGACGTGGGAGAAGAGAACGAGATCGAAGAGTTCCCCACCTGGGTGTTTGCCGATGGCACTCGCCTGGTTGGTGTGCAGTCGCTACAGACACTCGCGGCCGCAGCGGGCGTGACGATTCCGGTCTCGGATACTCCGTACCTGGCAGAGATTGCCGACGATACGTTGCTGGTTGGTTCGCCACTGTTGATTCCACTCGACGGCTATGATCCAGCCGGCGGGGCATTGACCTATACCATCACCACCGACAACGCCGACGTCACCGCCGAACTGCTAACCGGCAATCGTTCGATGGTGATCGATGTCGAAGGCTACGGTGACTTGGTCTTCCAGTTGTTCGAGAACTACACGCCGACCGCTACGCAGCGGATCATCGATCTGGCGATGGCCGATTTCTACGATGGTGTGTCGTTCCATCGCGTACTGAACAACTTTGTGATTCAAGGTGGCGATCCCGATGGCGATGGCACCGGCGGATCGGACCTCGGCGACTTCGACGACGAGTTCAATCTTGATCTGCAGCACAATCGCACTGGTTTGCTGTCGTTTGCGAAGAGTGCCGACGACACCAACGATTCGCAATTTTTCATCACCGAAGGGGACAGCGACAGCCGGCCTTGTTGA